The following proteins come from a genomic window of Diprion similis isolate iyDipSimi1 chromosome 8, iyDipSimi1.1, whole genome shotgun sequence:
- the LOC124409868 gene encoding tissue inhibitor of metalloproteinase, with protein MRWTISWGLLAFLAIALSPSLRVEACSCQYSHPQTHFCRDEFVILARVMKHIPGDSYETAYRVKIHKKFKLSPDAERALKDNLLYTASSDGMCGVSLQRGLTYVISGHVSDGKPRFNLCGLNMPWPKVSPRQRKGFRMLYHRNCVCSIQYTPWYNKGAALANSARKRCLWESNPGPQDCQEKHGLCMKGAAGCSWFPSVAYKNCIKEHQRKREEQWAREP; from the exons atGAGGTGGACGATCAGTTGGGGTCTCCTTGCCTTCTTGGCGATAGCGCTTTCGCCATCTCTGAGAGTGGAAGCATGCAGCTGCCAGTATTCACATCCTCAAACGCATTTCTGCCGGGATGAATTCG TTATTCTTGCCAGAGTAATGAAGCACATCCCAGGTGACAGTTACGAGACCGCCTACAGAGTGAAGATCCACAAAAAGTTTAAG CTGAGTCCCGATGCTGAGCGCGCTTTGAAGGATAACCTGCTGTACACTGCATCCAGCGATGGAATGTGCGGAGTATCTCTACAACGGGGATTGACGTACGTTATCAGCGGTCACGTTAGCGATGGAAAGCCGAGGTTCAATCTCTGTGGACTCAACATGCCGTGGCCGAAGGTTTCACCCAGGCAACGAAAGGGATTCAGGATGCTTTACCATCGCAATTGCGTCTGCAGC ATTCAATACACGCCCTGGTACAACAAGGGTGCCGCCCTGGCTAACAGCGCGAGAAAACGATGCCTGTGGGAAAGCAACCCTGGTCCTCAGGACTGCCAGGAGAAGCACGGACTGTGCATGAAGGGGGCAGCCGGATGTTCCTGGTTCCCGTCGGTCGCCTACAAGAACTGCATCAAGGAGCACCAGCGTAAGAGAGAAGAACAGTGGGCGAGGGAGCCCTGA